The Haloplanus sp. CK5-1 genome contains a region encoding:
- a CDS encoding DUF5791 family protein codes for MLHDAVDDPETKSPRQLRDAYDDELRAVVDARGIEAVATAADLPTETVAALASGESPTMTLSEAASILASETDGRDADGIVQEVRDYLLMGMTTGVLDVDTIASNVDLDLSGQEIQQAIEGRTRLALDELAAIHSYVAGRNAR; via the coding sequence ATGCTCCACGACGCTGTCGACGATCCGGAGACGAAATCACCACGCCAACTCCGCGACGCCTACGACGACGAACTCCGTGCAGTGGTCGACGCGAGGGGTATCGAGGCCGTCGCCACCGCAGCCGACCTCCCGACCGAGACGGTCGCCGCGCTTGCGAGCGGGGAGTCGCCGACGATGACGCTGTCGGAGGCGGCGTCGATCCTCGCCAGCGAAACCGACGGCCGGGACGCCGACGGTATCGTACAGGAGGTGCGCGACTACCTGCTGATGGGGATGACGACGGGCGTCCTCGACGTCGACACCATCGCCTCGAACGTCGACCTCGACCTCTCGGGACAGGAGATTCAGCAGGCCATCGAGGGTCGCACCCGGTTGGCGCTGGACGAACTCGCCGCGATTCACAGTTACGTCGCGGGACGGAACGCCCGCTGA